One Streptomyces sp. CNQ-509 DNA window includes the following coding sequences:
- a CDS encoding DUF6247 family protein, translated as MTEQHITSGPLISMPALTPAALRTAIAQIAPAQLPAFAEHLDRAAEQASAQSTITPLRAFLQYWGEFVAIQRNPERAARLRDLEAEADTAESPDALAPLVAEIQQILGEAQREVAG; from the coding sequence ATGACCGAGCAGCACATCACCTCCGGCCCGCTGATCTCCATGCCCGCACTCACCCCGGCCGCCCTGCGCACCGCTATCGCCCAGATTGCCCCGGCACAGCTTCCAGCGTTCGCCGAGCACCTCGACCGAGCCGCCGAGCAAGCCTCTGCGCAGAGCACGATCACCCCGCTGCGCGCCTTCCTGCAGTACTGGGGCGAGTTCGTCGCCATACAGCGCAACCCGGAGCGAGCCGCCCGCCTGCGGGACCTGGAGGCCGAGGCCGACACAGCCGAGTCACCGGACGCACTTGCTCCACTAGTCGCGGAGATCCAGCAGATCCTGGGCGAGGCCCAGCGCGAGGTCGCCGGGTGA
- a CDS encoding UBP-type zinc finger domain-containing protein encodes MAAAVSPNGSAPRCDHLDGLSPVPPRSDGCHSCQELGAGWVALLVCESCGWVACSDDSPNQHAKAHYEETDHPIARALEQGTRPRWCYVHRRPV; translated from the coding sequence ATGGCAGCCGCCGTGAGCCCGAATGGCTCGGCGCCGCGGTGCGACCACCTCGACGGACTCTCGCCGGTCCCACCCCGGTCGGACGGCTGCCACAGCTGCCAGGAACTCGGAGCGGGCTGGGTGGCTCTGCTGGTCTGCGAGTCATGCGGCTGGGTGGCCTGCTCCGACGACTCACCGAACCAGCACGCCAAGGCGCACTACGAAGAGACCGACCACCCCATTGCCCGCGCCCTCGAACAAGGAACCAGACCGCGCTGGTGCTACGTCCACCGGCGTCCGGTCTGA
- a CDS encoding STAS domain-containing protein has translation MPQLNLIRRDLADRTVIYLAGEIDLESVPLLRELFAQCMREGVRTVDVDLIAVTFCDCSGLRAFLEMSHRASEAGGTLRLHDPPTVLVRILDLTGTASLLLGQPAAASHEASLRPTAGPLLLWPPAAYDIATQAVAALPAVPRGAR, from the coding sequence ATGCCGCAACTGAACCTCATCCGGCGCGATCTGGCGGACCGGACGGTGATCTACCTCGCGGGTGAGATCGATCTGGAATCGGTGCCGCTCCTACGTGAGTTGTTTGCGCAGTGTATGCGCGAGGGTGTCCGAACCGTCGACGTCGACTTGATCGCCGTCACCTTCTGCGACTGCAGCGGTCTGCGCGCCTTCCTGGAGATGTCGCACCGGGCCTCCGAGGCCGGGGGCACGCTGCGTCTGCACGACCCGCCCACGGTGCTGGTCCGCATCCTCGACCTGACCGGCACCGCTTCTCTCCTGCTCGGCCAGCCGGCCGCGGCGTCGCACGAAGCCTCGCTCCGGCCGACGGCCGGTCCGCTCCTGCTGTGGCCCCCGGCCGCCTATGACATCGCGACGCAGGCCGTCGCGGCGCTGCCTGCAGTGCCCCGGGGTGCGCGGTGA
- a CDS encoding YihY/virulence factor BrkB family protein — translation MLLIPVLTPLFLLGMIIGLSWLEAAFCLRRSWLVLRAGRPGRPVLSRQHPAPTMRSGVRRAPRGRRGCRDCMTALRRTSVSLWNQDADEWAAALTYYAILALVPGVLVTVSLIGIAGPAATRDLISQVTAMVPADVRAVTERTLRDMADQRAGAWLLAITGTAGALWSASGYLAVFRRSLHTMHGVRDHRPFWRTAPQTVLTAAALLALLVASTILLMLTGEAARTLGSALGMDYAALTAWNALKWPLLLCVAVVLVLLLFRSGPPPTRRMRRIAPGGALALVLWLAASTGFALYITWAGTYNRLYGSLAGSIVFLVWLWVSNLTLLAGAQFNAELARLHPQRAREQIAAPTATDPDPAR, via the coding sequence ATGTTGCTCATCCCGGTCCTGACGCCCTTGTTCTTGCTCGGCATGATCATCGGCCTGTCCTGGCTGGAGGCCGCCTTCTGCCTCCGCCGGTCGTGGCTCGTGCTCAGGGCCGGCCGGCCCGGTCGTCCCGTGCTGAGCCGGCAGCACCCCGCCCCGACGATGAGGTCCGGCGTGCGGCGTGCACCGCGCGGGCGGCGAGGCTGCCGGGACTGCATGACCGCGCTGCGCCGGACCTCGGTGTCCCTGTGGAACCAGGACGCCGACGAATGGGCCGCGGCGCTCACCTACTACGCGATACTCGCGCTGGTCCCCGGCGTACTGGTCACGGTCTCACTGATCGGGATCGCCGGCCCTGCCGCCACCCGGGATCTCATCAGCCAGGTCACGGCCATGGTCCCGGCAGACGTCCGAGCCGTGACGGAGCGCACTCTGCGGGACATGGCCGACCAGCGTGCCGGCGCCTGGCTGCTGGCCATCACGGGCACGGCGGGTGCCCTGTGGTCCGCCTCCGGCTATCTCGCCGTCTTCCGCCGCTCCCTGCACACCATGCACGGGGTACGGGACCACCGGCCCTTCTGGCGGACGGCACCGCAGACCGTGCTGACGGCTGCGGCGCTGCTGGCCCTGCTGGTAGCGAGCACGATCCTGCTCATGCTCACCGGTGAGGCGGCCCGCACCCTCGGCTCCGCCCTGGGCATGGACTACGCCGCCCTGACCGCCTGGAACGCGCTCAAGTGGCCGCTGCTTCTGTGCGTGGCGGTGGTGCTGGTGCTGCTGCTGTTCCGTAGCGGCCCACCCCCGACCCGCCGGATGCGGCGCATCGCGCCGGGCGGCGCGCTCGCTCTCGTCTTGTGGCTGGCGGCCTCCACGGGCTTCGCCCTCTACATCACCTGGGCCGGCACCTACAACCGGCTCTACGGCTCACTCGCCGGGAGCATCGTCTTCCTCGTCTGGCTCTGGGTGTCCAACCTCACCCTGCTCGCCGGCGCCCAGTTCAACGCCGAA